Proteins co-encoded in one Flavobacterium sp. M31R6 genomic window:
- a CDS encoding response regulator transcription factor, with the protein MKKRNTKILLVDDEPDILEIVGYNLAQEGYQIVTAVNGKDAIEKAKKEMPSLIIMDVMMPEMDGMEACEHIRRIPELNNVIITFLTARSEDYSQVAGFDAGADDYITKPIKPKLLVSKVKALLRRLKEQDQNSETLNVGGIEINREEYKIVKDNLEIALPRKEFELFYLLASKPGKVFKREEILDKVWGNDVVVGGRTIDVHIRKLREKIGDDLFKTIKGVGYKFEV; encoded by the coding sequence ATGAAGAAAAGAAACACCAAAATTCTACTGGTTGATGATGAACCAGATATTTTAGAAATTGTAGGCTATAACCTAGCACAAGAAGGATATCAGATTGTTACGGCTGTCAATGGTAAAGATGCTATTGAAAAAGCAAAAAAAGAAATGCCAAGCCTTATCATAATGGATGTTATGATGCCAGAAATGGACGGAATGGAAGCTTGTGAACATATTAGAAGAATACCTGAGTTGAATAATGTTATCATTACATTTTTGACGGCAAGAAGTGAAGATTATTCTCAAGTAGCTGGTTTTGATGCTGGTGCCGATGATTATATTACTAAACCGATAAAACCAAAATTATTGGTTAGCAAAGTGAAAGCATTGTTGCGAAGATTGAAAGAACAAGATCAAAACAGCGAAACACTTAATGTGGGCGGAATCGAAATCAACCGCGAAGAATATAAAATTGTAAAGGATAATCTAGAAATTGCCTTACCAAGAAAAGAATTCGAGTTGTTTTATCTACTGGCTTCAAAACCCGGAAAAGTTTTCAAACGAGAAGAAATACTGGATAAGGTTTGGGGAAATGATGTAGTGGTTGGTGGTAGAACAATCGATGTTCACATTAGAAAACTTCGTGAAAAAATAGGGGATGATCTTTTTAAGACCATAAAAGGAGTAGGGTATAAATTTGAAGTTTAA
- a CDS encoding cell wall metabolism sensor histidine kinase WalK, which translates to MKINFKKSYKFAIKSALYISLFVSGFCMILSVILFKSSFVSMLLFGFISLFFVYVFSFFVLQYRVERFIYRRVKKIYDDVALLESSTFINKPITTDMETLTREVKKFATDKKLEIEMLQIREEYRREFLGNVSHELKTPLFTVQGYLSTLIDGAMEDKTIRKKYLKRAEKGVERLIYIVEDLDMITKLESGDLNLDFTKFDIVKLIQNVFDLLEMKADKKNITLAFENDNIQPIFVNGDKDKIQQVVENLIVNSIKYGKEGGLTEVSIVNLTNKKVLVRVTDNGEGIEPQNIPRLFERFYRVDKSGSRTEGGSGLGLSIVKHIIEAHKEKIYVESEFGIGSEFSFTLEKTYITDQFGLKKKLN; encoded by the coding sequence ATGAAAATCAATTTCAAAAAAAGTTACAAGTTTGCTATAAAATCAGCTTTGTATATCAGTTTATTTGTCTCAGGATTTTGCATGATTCTATCTGTAATACTGTTTAAATCTTCTTTTGTGAGCATGTTGTTGTTTGGTTTTATCAGCCTGTTTTTTGTTTATGTATTTTCATTTTTTGTTTTGCAATACCGAGTGGAACGATTTATTTACCGCAGAGTAAAGAAAATTTACGATGATGTCGCATTGTTGGAGTCAAGTACATTTATCAATAAGCCCATCACCACTGATATGGAGACGTTAACACGGGAAGTAAAGAAGTTTGCTACCGACAAAAAGTTGGAAATTGAGATGCTTCAAATACGTGAAGAGTATAGAAGAGAATTTTTAGGAAATGTTTCCCATGAGCTTAAAACGCCATTATTTACGGTTCAAGGTTATTTGTCAACACTTATTGATGGTGCCATGGAGGATAAAACCATCAGAAAGAAATACCTAAAACGTGCCGAAAAAGGAGTGGAGCGATTGATTTATATTGTCGAAGATTTGGATATGATTACCAAATTGGAATCGGGGGATCTGAATCTTGATTTTACAAAATTTGATATCGTAAAATTAATTCAGAATGTTTTCGATTTGTTGGAAATGAAAGCCGATAAGAAGAATATCACTTTGGCATTCGAAAATGATAACATTCAGCCCATTTTTGTTAATGGTGATAAAGACAAAATCCAGCAAGTAGTCGAGAATTTGATTGTAAACTCGATAAAATATGGAAAAGAAGGCGGTTTGACCGAAGTTTCAATTGTGAATTTAACCAACAAAAAAGTATTGGTCCGGGTTACCGATAATGGAGAAGGAATTGAGCCTCAAAATATACCAAGACTTTTTGAGCGATTTTATAGAGTGGACAAAAGTGGTTCTCGTACCGAAGGAGGTTCAGGATTAGGACTTTCCATAGTGAAGCATATAATTGAAGCTCATAAAGAAAAAATTTATGTCGAAAGTGAGTTTGGAATAGGTTCCGAATTCTCTTTTACACTCGAAAAGACATACATCACTGATCAATTTGGCTTAAAAAAGAAATTAAATTAA
- a CDS encoding phosphate ABC transporter substrate-binding protein, translated as MKTTKLKVALIMLVVMGIGFSFTTVNKVTVKGSDTMVILSQKWAEVYMKKNPGASIQVTGGGSGVGLAALINGSTDIANSSRPIKPSEVEKLKARYGSVGVEIPCAKDGLSVYLNKANPVTTLTLKQIGQIFAGKITNWSEVGGPDAAIKLYGRESSSGTFGFFKDNVVRTDFSPSCQTLPGTAAIVNAVKKDKYSIGYGGAAYAEGVKDCAVKKDDKSPGILPTAATIKNHTYPISRYLYMYLKSRPTGEVKAFIDWILSAEGQAIIAEVGYYPLK; from the coding sequence ATGAAAACAACAAAATTAAAAGTAGCATTAATTATGCTAGTAGTTATGGGAATTGGTTTTTCTTTTACTACAGTTAACAAAGTAACAGTAAAAGGGTCTGACACTATGGTTATTTTGTCTCAAAAATGGGCTGAAGTATATATGAAGAAAAACCCGGGTGCTTCTATCCAAGTTACAGGTGGTGGATCTGGAGTAGGTTTAGCGGCATTAATTAACGGTTCTACGGATATTGCCAATTCAAGTCGTCCAATTAAACCTTCTGAAGTTGAAAAATTGAAAGCAAGATACGGATCAGTTGGAGTTGAGATTCCTTGTGCCAAAGACGGTTTGTCTGTTTATTTGAATAAGGCCAATCCGGTTACTACACTTACCTTGAAACAAATTGGACAAATTTTTGCTGGAAAAATTACCAACTGGAGTGAAGTAGGTGGTCCAGATGCTGCAATCAAATTATACGGAAGAGAAAGTAGTTCAGGAACTTTCGGTTTCTTTAAAGACAATGTTGTAAGAACTGATTTTTCACCATCTTGCCAGACATTACCAGGAACAGCTGCAATTGTAAATGCAGTTAAAAAAGATAAATATTCAATTGGTTACGGTGGAGCGGCTTATGCTGAAGGTGTAAAGGATTGTGCCGTGAAGAAAGACGACAAAAGCCCTGGGATTTTGCCAACTGCGGCAACGATTAAAAATCACACTTACCCAATTTCAAGGTATTTATACATGTATTTGAAATCAAGACCGACAGGAGAGGTTAAAGCGTTTATTGATTGGATTTTAAGTGCCGAAGGTCAAGCTATCATTGCTGAAGTAGGTTATTATCCTTTAAAGTAA
- the pstC gene encoding phosphate ABC transporter permease subunit PstC, with protein MDSQLPIKQSFTKESLKKKFRLSEFLAEKIISSIAFLSIAIIFLIFIFVFKESLPLFSLGSDAKAKTEAQVTTANKSESYGASSEELKPESYGADTAEDLKPESYGTETTEELKPETYGSETAAKDDLKPESYGDTPKEDLSVAPAGEMMNAESQNKEGSDKTWSTFFSTEWVPVSDNPRFGLIGLLIGTLKVTIIAMLIAGPLAVLAALFTSCFASKRIKEIIKPIIEMLAAFPSVVIGFFALMVLASFFQDVFGYDSRLNAFIGGVAMALAAIPIIYTISEDALASVPKTYTEASLALGASKWQTAFFVVLPAATPGIFAALLLGVGRVFGETMIALMATGNAALLSANPFESVRTFAATIGSEMAETVFGETHYSVLFFIGSLLFIFSFALNAVAEFYVKGKLLKKFQGK; from the coding sequence ATGGATTCCCAATTACCAATCAAACAAAGTTTCACTAAAGAAAGCTTAAAAAAGAAATTCAGGCTTTCTGAGTTTCTGGCCGAAAAAATTATTTCGTCGATTGCTTTTCTATCAATAGCAATTATTTTTCTGATTTTCATTTTTGTTTTCAAAGAATCGTTGCCATTATTTAGTTTAGGTAGTGATGCTAAAGCAAAAACTGAAGCTCAAGTAACAACTGCAAATAAATCGGAATCTTACGGTGCTTCTTCAGAAGAGTTGAAACCTGAGTCATATGGAGCTGATACAGCTGAGGATTTAAAACCGGAATCTTACGGTACGGAAACAACAGAGGAATTAAAACCAGAGACTTATGGTTCCGAAACTGCAGCAAAAGATGATTTGAAACCGGAAAGCTACGGAGACACTCCAAAAGAAGATTTAAGTGTTGCGCCGGCAGGTGAGATGATGAATGCAGAATCCCAAAACAAAGAGGGATCGGATAAAACTTGGAGCACTTTTTTTAGTACTGAGTGGGTTCCTGTTTCAGATAATCCGAGGTTTGGATTAATTGGTTTGTTAATAGGAACTTTGAAAGTGACTATTATTGCCATGCTCATTGCGGGTCCATTGGCAGTATTGGCCGCTTTGTTTACCTCTTGTTTTGCTTCCAAAAGAATCAAAGAAATCATAAAGCCTATTATTGAAATGCTTGCCGCTTTTCCATCGGTGGTTATTGGTTTTTTTGCATTGATGGTTTTGGCTAGCTTTTTTCAGGATGTATTTGGATATGATTCCAGATTAAACGCTTTTATCGGTGGGGTGGCGATGGCTTTGGCCGCTATTCCAATTATTTATACGATTTCGGAGGATGCGTTGGCATCGGTTCCAAAAACTTATACCGAAGCAAGTCTGGCATTGGGTGCCAGTAAATGGCAAACTGCTTTTTTTGTGGTTTTACCGGCGGCAACTCCAGGTATTTTTGCCGCATTACTGCTAGGAGTTGGAAGGGTTTTTGGTGAAACAATGATTGCATTGATGGCTACCGGAAATGCAGCTTTACTTTCTGCTAATCCTTTTGAAAGTGTGCGTACGTTTGCTGCAACAATTGGTTCTGAAATGGCCGAAACTGTATTTGGAGAAACGCATTACAGTGTTTTGTTCTTTATTGGGTCATTACTTTTTATTTTCTCTTTCGCCTTAAATGCTGTGGCTGAGTTTTATGTAAAAGGCAAATTATTGAAAAAATTCCAAGGAAAATAA
- the pstA gene encoding phosphate ABC transporter permease PstA — MDKVINESENHFFSGKKSTSEIKGKIFIGITQLAVILIIAILFIILGIIIYQGRTKFSWEFISTFPTNGMTEGGIFPALIGTFILVIVMSIAAVPFGTITALYLTEYASENSKFAAAVRFSVRTLAVVPSIIFGLFGLGFFIQFLGAGADTVFNDGQLRWGQPNILWASLTMSLLTLPVIIVSVEESLKTIPRELREASLALGATKWQTIKKVVLPGSVSGIMTGTILAVSRGAGEVAPILFTGAAYYLATLPGSLSDQFMNLGYHVYIMSTQSSDVEKTMPIQFATTLVLLILTLSLNVVAVIIRSRIRRKAK, encoded by the coding sequence ATGGATAAAGTTATAAATGAATCAGAAAATCACTTTTTTTCCGGTAAAAAAAGTACTTCGGAAATAAAAGGAAAAATTTTCATTGGTATTACTCAATTAGCTGTAATCCTAATTATTGCCATTCTTTTTATTATTTTGGGAATCATAATTTACCAAGGAAGAACTAAATTCTCATGGGAATTTATATCTACTTTCCCAACAAACGGAATGACCGAAGGGGGAATTTTCCCAGCTTTGATAGGCACTTTTATTTTAGTGATTGTTATGTCTATTGCGGCAGTTCCTTTTGGAACAATTACCGCACTTTACTTAACGGAATACGCCAGTGAAAATTCCAAATTTGCGGCTGCGGTACGATTTTCGGTTCGTACTTTGGCGGTAGTGCCATCGATTATATTTGGTCTTTTTGGTCTTGGATTTTTTATCCAATTTTTGGGAGCTGGTGCCGATACTGTTTTTAATGATGGGCAATTGCGTTGGGGCCAACCCAATATTCTATGGGCGAGTTTAACGATGTCTTTATTGACTCTTCCAGTTATCATTGTTTCTGTTGAAGAATCCTTGAAAACTATCCCTCGTGAATTAAGGGAAGCCAGTTTGGCACTTGGCGCAACGAAATGGCAAACCATCAAAAAAGTAGTGCTTCCAGGTTCTGTTTCCGGAATTATGACAGGAACTATTCTTGCCGTGAGTAGAGGTGCTGGTGAGGTAGCCCCAATATTATTTACGGGTGCGGCCTATTATTTGGCTACGCTGCCAGGATCTTTGAGTGATCAATTTATGAATTTAGGATACCACGTTTACATTATGTCAACTCAATCTTCGGATGTGGAGAAGACGATGCCAATACAGTTTGCCACAACTTTAGTATTGTTAATTTTGACACTGTCACTAAACGTTGTTGCCGTAATTATTAGATCAAGAATTAGAAGAAAAGCAAAATAA
- the pstB gene encoding phosphate ABC transporter ATP-binding protein PstB translates to MKDIKIKVNDLSLYYGEKKALNEITMDIPSNKVTALIGPSGCGKSTFLRCINRMNDLIPSVSITGQMLVEEVDIYDKNVDVVNIRKKIGMVFQKSNPFPKSIYENIAYGPRINGINNKAELDEIVEKSLRQAAIWDELKDRLEDSALGLSGGQQQRLCIGRTLAVSPDIILMDEPASALDPISTSKIEELIHELKEQYTIIIVTHNMQQAARTSDHTAFFYMGNLIEMGKTNSIFTKPMQKQTEDYITGRFG, encoded by the coding sequence ATGAAAGACATAAAAATAAAAGTTAATGATTTGTCATTATACTATGGTGAAAAGAAGGCGCTGAATGAAATCACAATGGATATTCCATCCAATAAAGTGACAGCCTTAATTGGACCTTCGGGTTGTGGGAAATCTACTTTTTTGAGATGCATCAACAGAATGAATGACTTGATTCCAAGTGTTTCCATTACTGGTCAAATGTTAGTGGAGGAAGTTGACATCTACGATAAAAATGTGGATGTAGTTAATATCCGAAAGAAGATTGGGATGGTTTTCCAAAAGTCGAATCCTTTTCCTAAATCTATTTATGAAAATATTGCTTACGGACCTCGTATCAATGGGATAAACAATAAAGCGGAATTGGATGAAATTGTAGAAAAATCATTGCGTCAGGCGGCGATTTGGGATGAGTTGAAAGATCGTTTGGAAGATTCTGCATTGGGACTTTCTGGAGGACAACAGCAACGTTTGTGTATTGGAAGAACGTTGGCGGTAAGTCCAGATATTATTTTGATGGATGAACCAGCAAGTGCCTTGGACCCAATCTCTACTTCAAAAATTGAGGAGTTGATACACGAGTTAAAAGAACAATACACAATCATTATCGTGACGCACAATATGCAACAAGCGGCTAGAACGAGTGATCACACTGCTTTCTTTTATATGGGTAATTTAATAGAAATGGGAAAAACAAATTCTATTTTTACCAAACCAATGCAAAAACAAACGGAAGATTATATTACAGGAAGATTTGGTTAA
- the phoU gene encoding phosphate signaling complex protein PhoU: MATHFEMELDNLKSIIKKIGKLAEGQVSEAVKILLQEPEAAEGKVIKKTENKIDKLDVKIDEICQSIFALKQPVASDLRFIMSAMQISNEIERIGDLSISIVKKAKNIKEKHDLILKFDIGDIARQVELITAKTNNCFSEQNGKATGEIFVLNKDIRNSCEDAIHDIINEMKVNSKAVVSGTNLVIVLKHLERISEHCTNIAEYVYFTVNAKIIKHDKFDDLRSED; this comes from the coding sequence ATGGCAACACATTTCGAAATGGAACTAGATAATTTAAAAAGTATTATTAAAAAAATCGGAAAATTGGCTGAAGGCCAAGTGAGCGAAGCAGTCAAAATACTTTTACAGGAACCGGAAGCCGCTGAAGGAAAAGTCATAAAAAAGACCGAGAATAAAATTGATAAATTAGATGTCAAAATAGACGAAATCTGTCAAAGTATTTTTGCTTTGAAACAGCCTGTTGCTTCTGATTTGCGTTTTATTATGTCGGCAATGCAAATCAGTAATGAGATTGAACGAATAGGGGATTTATCTATTAGTATCGTTAAAAAAGCAAAAAACATAAAGGAAAAACACGATTTGATCTTAAAGTTCGATATTGGCGATATTGCAAGGCAAGTTGAATTAATTACGGCTAAAACCAACAATTGTTTTTCTGAGCAAAACGGTAAAGCAACCGGAGAGATATTCGTTTTAAATAAGGACATAAGAAATAGCTGTGAAGATGCCATTCATGATATTATCAATGAAATGAAGGTGAATTCTAAAGCTGTGGTATCAGGGACCAATTTGGTTATTGTTTTGAAACATTTGGAACGCATTTCTGAGCATTGTACCAATATCGCGGAGTACGTTTATTTTACGGTTAATGCCAAAATTATCAAACACGATAAATTCGATGATTTGAGATCGGAAGACTAG
- a CDS encoding DUF481 domain-containing protein produces the protein MMVGKVKSMSNNILIAETKYSDQDFKIEFDKVERLILVNKYSIYLVDGSSFYGTLKSNKDNEVTITFGDLTQDVRVNKIVRLNKIENGFWKHFTGSFDFGYNLTKTNNSQQLTFALQLNYISEKWIHTIKYDELNTVQDDVEDIERVDLELDTKKYYKNNWFFNSNFSFLSNTSQSIKGRYSPSLGMGNYLVRNNKLYFLVGGGLTYNIEKYFDSATDKNSFEVVLSTEFNMFNFKDININTSILMFPSLSEKGRFRTDIDFSFKYDLPLDFYIKSSISANYDNQPSQNTTKLDYVFSTGFGWKLKH, from the coding sequence ATGATGGTTGGGAAAGTGAAAAGTATGTCAAATAATATACTTATTGCTGAAACTAAATATAGTGATCAGGATTTTAAAATTGAATTTGATAAAGTGGAAAGACTAATTTTAGTCAATAAATATTCTATTTATTTAGTTGATGGCAGTAGTTTTTACGGTACATTAAAATCAAATAAGGATAATGAAGTTACGATCACTTTTGGGGATTTAACACAGGATGTAAGGGTTAATAAAATAGTCAGGTTGAATAAAATTGAAAATGGTTTTTGGAAACATTTTACAGGCTCATTTGATTTTGGATATAACTTAACAAAAACAAATAATAGTCAACAATTAACTTTTGCCTTACAATTGAATTATATTAGTGAAAAGTGGATTCACACCATTAAATATGATGAATTGAACACTGTTCAGGATGATGTTGAAGATATTGAAAGAGTGGATTTGGAGTTGGACACTAAAAAATATTATAAAAATAATTGGTTTTTTAATTCAAATTTTTCTTTTTTGTCAAATACAAGTCAATCCATAAAAGGAAGATATAGTCCAAGTTTGGGTATGGGGAATTATTTGGTCAGAAATAATAAACTTTATTTTTTGGTTGGAGGAGGCTTGACTTATAATATTGAAAAGTATTTTGATTCTGCAACAGACAAAAATTCATTTGAAGTGGTTTTGTCCACAGAATTTAATATGTTTAATTTTAAAGATATCAATATAAACACATCTATTTTAATGTTTCCTAGTTTGTCCGAAAAAGGTAGATTTAGAACAGATATTGATTTTTCATTCAAATATGATTTGCCCTTAGATTTTTATATAAAATCGTCTATCAGTGCCAATTATGACAATCAACCTTCACAAAATACAACAAAATTGGATTATGTTTTTTCAACAGGATTTGGTTGGAAACTAAAACATTGA
- a CDS encoding glycosyltransferase family protein, producing the protein MNLDSKNKTILITPLNWGLGHATRCIPIIKALQENNFTPIIASDGVALELLRKEFPYLKTLELPSYQIEYAKNGKNFKWKLMKNLPKMIEAIREEKRIVKKWIQKYEIDGIISDNRLGVFSNKIPSVFITHQLNVMTGNTTWITSKLHQHIIKKYNACWIPDVNAKLNLTGKLGHLENNSLNLRYLGPLSRMHKMALPIQYDLMIILSGPEPQRGLLEAHLTEEIKRFQGKVVFVKGIIEAEQKKEQVGNVTYYNFMKTRQLEQTFNESKKILCRSGYTTIMDLVKLHKKAFFIPTPGQYEQIYLAEKLQNEGLVPYATQEAFRIENLSQIEQFKGLPEIETTVNWEELFKIF; encoded by the coding sequence ATGAATTTAGACTCTAAAAATAAAACTATTTTGATAACTCCATTGAATTGGGGACTGGGTCATGCTACCCGCTGCATTCCTATTATTAAAGCATTACAAGAAAATAATTTTACCCCAATAATTGCTTCAGATGGAGTTGCCCTTGAGTTACTTCGAAAAGAATTCCCTTATTTAAAAACCCTCGAATTGCCTTCCTACCAAATTGAATATGCCAAAAACGGCAAAAACTTCAAATGGAAACTGATGAAAAACCTCCCAAAAATGATCGAGGCAATCAGGGAAGAAAAAAGAATCGTGAAAAAATGGATTCAGAAATATGAAATAGACGGCATCATATCCGATAATCGACTGGGGGTTTTCAGTAACAAAATCCCATCGGTATTTATCACCCATCAATTGAATGTAATGACTGGAAATACCACTTGGATTACCAGCAAATTACACCAACATATTATAAAAAAATACAATGCATGCTGGATACCCGATGTCAATGCAAAATTGAATCTCACAGGAAAATTGGGTCATCTGGAAAACAACTCTTTAAACTTACGTTATCTGGGGCCATTGAGCCGTATGCACAAAATGGCCTTGCCTATTCAATACGACTTAATGATTATACTGTCTGGACCGGAACCACAACGCGGATTACTGGAAGCCCATCTTACCGAAGAGATAAAGCGATTTCAAGGAAAAGTAGTTTTCGTAAAAGGCATTATCGAAGCCGAACAAAAAAAGGAACAAGTTGGAAATGTAACTTATTATAATTTCATGAAAACCCGTCAATTGGAACAAACTTTCAATGAAAGCAAAAAAATACTGTGCCGTTCTGGATACACTACCATAATGGATTTAGTCAAACTACATAAAAAAGCATTTTTCATCCCCACTCCCGGGCAATATGAACAAATTTATCTGGCCGAAAAACTGCAAAATGAAGGCTTAGTACCTTATGCAACCCAAGAAGCCTTTAGAATTGAAAATCTTTCGCAAATAGAGCAATTCAAAGGACTTCCTGAAATAGAAACAACAGTAAATTGGGAAGAACTCTTCAAAATATTCTAA
- a CDS encoding aspartate kinase, with amino-acid sequence MRVFKFGGASVKDAAGIKNVYDVLQQVGYEDVLVIVSAMGKTTNALEEVIKNYFDKSPELNSSVQEVKKYHNQILLDLFEDETNEVFAAVNAQFADLEYFLAHNKSPNYNFVYDQIVSFGELISTTILSHFMAFKGIQTQWLDVRNFIKTDSTYRDAEVDWELTQKNIANNIKRKILNITQGFLGSDENNFTTTLGREGSDYTAAIFAYCLNAESVTIWKDVPGVMNADPRYFENASLLNQISYREAIELAFYGASVIHPKTLQPLQKKEIPLYVKSFINPLLKGTAVSKGVDLEPYLPCFIVKRSQLLISLSSIDFSFIMEENISEIFGLFHQFKLKVNLIQNSAISFSVCVEDKFGNFNELNAILSKKFKVDFTENVTLYTIRHFNENAAQTVEENKTVLLKQVSRETMQIVTKEN; translated from the coding sequence ATGAGGGTATTTAAATTTGGTGGTGCTTCCGTGAAAGATGCAGCCGGTATCAAGAACGTTTACGACGTTTTGCAACAAGTGGGTTATGAGGATGTATTAGTGATTGTTTCGGCAATGGGAAAAACAACTAATGCTCTGGAAGAGGTTATCAAAAACTATTTTGACAAATCTCCAGAATTGAATTCATCGGTACAAGAAGTAAAAAAATACCACAATCAAATCTTGTTGGATTTGTTTGAAGATGAAACAAATGAAGTTTTTGCCGCTGTGAATGCTCAGTTTGCTGATTTAGAATATTTTCTGGCCCATAATAAATCTCCAAATTACAATTTTGTTTACGACCAAATCGTAAGCTTCGGAGAATTGATTTCGACTACTATTTTGAGTCATTTTATGGCATTCAAAGGTATTCAAACACAATGGCTGGACGTTAGAAACTTTATAAAAACAGATTCAACTTACCGAGATGCGGAAGTGGATTGGGAATTGACGCAAAAAAATATTGCCAACAACATCAAACGCAAAATATTGAACATTACTCAAGGATTCTTGGGTTCTGATGAAAACAATTTCACTACCACTTTAGGTCGTGAAGGTTCGGATTATACCGCCGCAATTTTTGCTTATTGCTTGAATGCCGAAAGCGTAACAATCTGGAAAGACGTTCCTGGAGTTATGAATGCCGACCCAAGATATTTTGAAAATGCAAGTTTGCTTAATCAAATTTCTTATCGTGAAGCTATCGAATTGGCCTTTTATGGCGCATCGGTTATTCACCCAAAAACCTTACAACCTTTACAGAAAAAGGAAATTCCATTATATGTAAAATCGTTTATAAATCCATTGTTAAAAGGAACTGCCGTTTCTAAAGGAGTAGATTTAGAACCATATTTACCATGTTTCATTGTAAAAAGAAGCCAATTATTGATTTCATTGTCTTCGATAGATTTCTCTTTCATCATGGAAGAAAATATCAGCGAGATATTTGGTTTATTTCACCAATTCAAATTAAAAGTAAACTTAATCCAAAATTCTGCGATTAGTTTTTCTGTTTGTGTGGAAGATAAATTTGGAAATTTCAATGAATTGAATGCTATTCTTTCCAAAAAATTCAAAGTAGATTTTACCGAAAATGTTACTTTATACACCATTAGACATTTTAATGAAAATGCCGCTCAAACGGTAGAAGAAAACAAAACAGTTCTTTTGAAACAAGTGAGTAGAGAAACAATGCAAATTGTAACCAAAGAGAATTAA
- a CDS encoding GNAT family N-acetyltransferase, producing the protein MKIRKGEKQDMHGVLALIKELAVFEKEPDAVLITEEDLIRDGFGTNPLFQVFVAEVEKEIVGIALYYYRYSTWKGKTIHLEDLVVKDSMRGTGLGYALYSEIIKQAKKDKVRRIDWNVLDWNTPAIDFYEKSGAKVLDEWRVAQMDEAAINYFVDNKLRN; encoded by the coding sequence ATGAAAATACGCAAAGGAGAAAAACAGGACATGCACGGTGTTTTGGCATTAATTAAGGAGTTGGCCGTATTCGAAAAAGAGCCAGATGCCGTTTTGATCACCGAAGAAGATTTAATTCGTGATGGTTTTGGAACAAATCCATTGTTTCAGGTTTTTGTTGCCGAGGTTGAAAAAGAAATTGTAGGCATTGCTTTGTATTATTACCGATACTCTACTTGGAAAGGAAAAACAATCCATTTGGAAGATTTAGTAGTTAAAGATAGCATGCGCGGAACCGGATTGGGTTATGCTCTGTATTCTGAAATCATCAAACAAGCCAAAAAAGATAAGGTTCGAAGAATTGATTGGAATGTCTTGGACTGGAACACACCAGCAATTGATTTTTATGAAAAATCAGGAGCCAAAGTTTTAGACGAATGGAGAGTTGCACAAATGGACGAAGCTGCAATCAACTATTTTGTGGACAACAAATTAAGAAATTAA